The following coding sequences lie in one Mercenaria mercenaria strain notata chromosome 5, MADL_Memer_1, whole genome shotgun sequence genomic window:
- the LOC123558969 gene encoding uncharacterized protein LOC123558969 has protein sequence MENRNPKGGPKSVSEEEKMLAAQRVYKTNSFSKQQELNETNDLSDLNNIQGPHITEEQGPDNEAPTPTARDSQRSPMVCRSNISSELPVKSETVSAGDISEDTGTPDASQTEYMEQITSLSKNSGPTEISKVYQSVYTNDWNKIFSSVRKENSERHSIEFLKEILKLSYDTSVENANSQIELMMKEAMELVRGEKSPTDKANMQGDVEILKEYRRMNSTLSLPYLKQNFFKTHLPLLQQKYSIPGDPVPSKNLLKFVSKCVEVTWFACIHDPSLVLGFNFEPKRVEELNQAVTSFKPDQKGRRLQYIVWPPLRLYKDGPIISKGVAVLM, from the exons ATGGAAAATAGAAACCCGAAAGGTGGGCCTAAATCAGTGTCTGAGGAAGAAAAGATGCTTGCGGCTCAGCGTGTCTACAAAACTAATTCATTCAGCAAACAGCAGGAACTAAACGAGACCAATGACCTATCAGATCTGAATAATATTCAGGGCCCTCATATAACTGAAGAGCAAGGACCAGACAATGAAGCACCCACTCCGACAGCAAGAGACTCTCAAAGATCGCCAATGGTGTGTAGATCGAATATTTCGAGTGAATTGCCGGTCAAATCGGAGACTGTTAGCGCTGGGGATATTTCTGAGGATACTGGAACTCCGGACGCTAGCCAAACTGAATATAT GGAACAAATTACGTCTCTGTCGAAAAATAGTGGACCTACCGAAATTTCGAAGGTATATCAGTCAGTCTATACAAATGACTGGAATAAGATATTCAGCAGCGTCAGGAAAGAGAATAGTGAGAGACATTCGATTGAATTTCTTAAGGAAATTCTAAAA TTGTCGTATGATACAAGTGTGGAGAATGCAAACAGTCAGATTGAATTGATGATGAAAGAAGCGATGGAACTTGTTCGTGGAGAG AAATCTCCTACAGACAAGGCAAATATGCAAGGAGATGTTGAAATTCTAAAAGAATATAGACGTATGAACTCTACCTTGTCTTTACCATACCTTAAACAG aaCTTCTTTAAAACACATTTACCATTGTTGCAACAGAAGTATTCAATACCCGGAGATCCGGTTCCGAGCAAAAATTTGCTTAAATTTGTATCGAAATGTGTAGAAGTTACATGGTTTGCTTGTATCCACGATCCGTCTTTGGTACTCGGCTTTAACTTTGAACCTAAACGGGTGGAAGAGCTTAATCAGGCAGTTACTTCTTTCAAACCTGATCAGAAAGGAAGGAGATTGCAGTATATTGTATGGCCACCGCTAAGACTTTACAAGGACGGACCGATCATTAGCAAAGGCGTAGCTGTTCTGATGTAA
- the LOC123557139 gene encoding uncharacterized protein LOC123557139 yields MGDKTVLDMIFLYIFTERYYLVSADLVYVASSEWEYVWKYVKPLKQELYVDDSKITKFLEAAGDSIQSKSWYYTKRLGIEAESQYNKLRKLVPATVIKPFLFKNNQEKKADSNIPKINFHQPQQIGVVLLAQQERKDAGQDKPNDVRDKSKHTRTSADNMSTYTDRSTLLNDKVSTLREFCSSKEIVEELASVYKTDWRAAFEHCRLANDKGDTLRFLRDILKVSYERVCKPIADSQLVLMQREALKIVSGSNHVNSEFPDKRVLEDYRRQYASLSLKYLKQNFFEKHMRVLLKKHDIIYKNLPVDEENVDIYAAKCVEISWFMCVQDPPMVFQFDISNEEELRYVFRQFQEHGHQFDYIVWPAVRLFENGKLLEKGYAKFH; encoded by the exons atggGGGATAAAACAGTACTAGATATGatttttctgtatatatttacCGAAAGATATTATTTAGTTAGTGCCGACTTAGTTTATGTAGCTTCAAGTGAGTGGGAGTATGTTTGGAAGTACGTTAAACCATTAAAACAAGAACTTTATGTTGATGAcagtaaaattacaaaatttctcgAAGCTGCTGGAGATTCGATACAATCCAAAAGTTGGTACTATACAAAGCGACTGGGGATAGAGGCAGAATCGCAATACAACAAACTGCGGAAACTGGTACCAGCAACTGTTATAAAGCCCTTCTTG tTCAAGaacaatcaagaaaaaaaagcagACTCGAACATTCCCAAGATAAATTTTCACCAGCCGCAGCAGATAGGCGTGGTGTTGTTGGCGCAACAGGAACGCAAAGACGCTGGTCAAGACAAGCCAAATGACGTCAGAGACAAATCTAAACATACTAGAACATCAGCAGACAATATGTCTACCTATACTGACCGTAGTACATT ATTAAACGATAAAGTATCAACACTGCGTGAATTTTGcagttcaaaagaaattgttgaGGAGTTAGCTAGTGTTTATAAAACAGACTGGAGAGCTGCTTTTGAGCATTGTCGTCTTGCTAACGATAAAGGAGACACACTTCGTTTTCTGCGGGACATTCTAAAA GTATCATATGAAAGAGTATGTAAGCCAATCGCAGACTCACAACTGGTTCTTATGCAACGAGAAGCTCTGAAGATTGTAAGTGGATCAAAT CATGTGAATTCTGAATTTCCTGATAAAAGAGTACTAGAAGATTATAGGAGACAGTATGCCAGTCTCTCTCTGAAATACTTAAAACAG AACTTTTTTGAAAAGCATATGAGAGTGCTGTTAAAAAAGCATGACATAATTTATAAGAATTTGCCCGTCGACGAAGAAAATGTTGACATATATGCTGCTAAGTGCGTTGAGATATCTTGGTTCATGTGTGTACAAGACCCACCAATGGTTTTTCAATTTGACATCAGCAACGAAGAAGAGTTGAGATACGTATTCCGGCAATTTCAAGAGCATGGGCATCAATTTGACTACATAGTTTGGCCCGCTGTTCGGCTTTTTGAAAATGGCAAACTCTTGGAGAAAGGCTatgccaaatttcattaa